A region of the Paracoccaceae bacterium genome:
GCGGTCCAGCAGTTCGCCCAACACGATGCCCAGAACCAGCGGCGCCATCGGATAGTTCAGAAGCCGCAGTCCGTATCCCACGACGCCAAAGAACACGACCACCCAGATGTCGAAGATCCGTGACTGGATCGCGTAGGGACCGACAAAGCACAGCACCGCCACGATGGGCATCAGATAACTGTTCTTCACCCGCAGGATCATCACCATGGTGCGCGTCAGGCCAAGGCCGAACACCACGATCCCGATCGTGGCGATGAACAGCATCGCGATCACATCGTAGATCATCTGCGGCGTTGTCACCATCATCATCGGTCCGGGTTGCGCGCCGTGGATGATCATGGCTGCCATCAGCACCGCCGCCACGCCGGAGCCCGGAATGGCCAGCGTCAGCACCGGGATGATCGCACCGGGAACGGCGGCATTGTTGCCGGTTTCGGCGGCCATCAGCCCCTCGACCGACCCCTTGCCGTACTGTTCGGGGTTCTTCGAGAGCCGCTTGGCCAGCGCATAGGACGACCAGGCACCCACATCCTCGCCCACCCCCGGCAGGAGACCGATGAAGGTGCCGATCACACCCGACCGCAGCGCCGTCCAGCGATAGCGGAAGATTTCGCGCCAGCGCGGGACGATGCGGTCCGAAGCGTCGGTCACCACCCCCTCGCCCCGTCGCCGCATGACATAGAGCACCTCGGCAAACCCGAAGGCGCCGACCATCGCAGGCAGCAGCGCGATGCCGCCCGTCATTTCGACAAAGCCGAAGGTGTAGCGTTCGTAACCGTGGAACGCCTCGCGCCCCACCATGGCAACCAGCAGGCCCAGGGCGCCCGCGATCCAGCCCTTGACCGGATCATTGCCAGACAGGTTGCCCGAGATCACGACGCCAAAGATGGC
Encoded here:
- a CDS encoding tripartite tricarboxylate transporter permease, whose translation is MLDNLAMLGDAFGRLLDLQSLMLAAAACLGGLIIGALPGLTATMGLALLTTMTIQLEPTDAILVLICTYVLAIYGGSRSAILLNIPGTPSSAATALDGFALAQKGLAGQAMGIATIGSAVGTMVGLILLTLITPPLGEFALSFGAYEFFWLAIFGVVISGNLSGNDPVKGWIAGALGLLVAMVGREAFHGYERYTFGFVEMTGGIALLPAMVGAFGFAEVLYVMRRRGEGVVTDASDRIVPRWREIFRYRWTALRSGVIGTFIGLLPGVGEDVGAWSSYALAKRLSKNPEQYGKGSVEGLMAAETGNNAAVPGAIIPVLTLAIPGSGVAAVLMAAMIIHGAQPGPMMMVTTPQMIYDVIAMLFIATIGIVVFGLGLTRTMVMILRVKNSYLMPIVAVLCFVGPYAIQSRIFDIWVVVFFGVVGYGLRLLNYPMAPLVLGIVLGELLDRNLRRAMTLADGDYSAFFTRPISAVLVTIITLVILSQVPWVKRRLGLRARRRIGTGGE